A window from Chromatiaceae bacterium encodes these proteins:
- a CDS encoding HDOD domain-containing protein, whose product MQVLSAGAGHANTGICSMSSGDQETIHSALRRYDHLAGAAPALLRELAEGSQVRRAERGACLLELGSEKPQQLFLIEGELELSADDGQVHRVRHTDPAAHSPVSRLRPSRYRVTACSDVLYLLVEQRLLDGCSHSATTAQVLVEEASPVFTPGELLDDSASHPMMFDVFDDLNRGRVVVLSEADAAARIARALSAPFAADPERLAELLSACPAIAVKVLRAAKAEVRSSIPLRSVRAAVDRFGAERTFNLAVSCVLRESLRSASEVVQRRMHGWWQRTLRVAAFSVVLARMTTHLDCEYARLIGLLHSIAEPVLLGYADRHADLADGVALDNVVHANRAELGRILHTLWDLPREVIDAAAQCDHWGYEHAGEADYTDILLVAQWHALIGNTRSWQMPGVTEIPAFERLGLASPSPTLSLKIVEAADHVLGQSKQALNS is encoded by the coding sequence ATGCAGGTCCTTTCAGCGGGCGCCGGCCACGCCAATACGGGGATCTGCAGCATGTCGTCGGGCGACCAAGAAACGATCCATTCTGCGCTGCGACGGTACGATCACCTCGCCGGTGCTGCGCCGGCATTGCTGCGCGAACTGGCCGAAGGTTCCCAGGTACGGCGTGCGGAGCGCGGTGCCTGCCTGCTGGAACTGGGCAGCGAGAAACCGCAGCAGCTGTTTCTGATCGAGGGCGAACTCGAGCTCTCGGCGGACGACGGACAGGTCCACAGGGTCCGGCATACCGACCCCGCGGCGCACTCGCCGGTGTCGCGCCTGCGACCGTCCCGATACCGTGTCACCGCGTGCAGCGACGTCCTCTACCTATTGGTCGAGCAGCGGCTGTTGGACGGCTGCTCCCACTCCGCGACGACCGCCCAGGTGCTGGTCGAAGAGGCATCTCCGGTGTTCACCCCGGGTGAGCTGCTCGACGACAGTGCGTCGCACCCGATGATGTTCGACGTGTTCGACGACCTCAACCGGGGGCGGGTCGTCGTACTCTCGGAGGCCGATGCCGCTGCCCGCATAGCACGCGCGCTGAGTGCACCCTTTGCGGCGGATCCGGAGCGGCTCGCCGAACTGCTGTCCGCATGCCCCGCGATCGCCGTCAAGGTCTTGCGCGCAGCCAAGGCGGAGGTCCGCAGCTCGATACCGCTACGCAGTGTCCGGGCGGCGGTCGATCGCTTCGGTGCCGAACGCACCTTCAACCTGGCGGTGAGCTGCGTGCTGCGCGAGTCGCTGCGCTCGGCGTCCGAGGTGGTCCAACGACGCATGCACGGCTGGTGGCAACGGACGCTGCGGGTCGCGGCCTTCAGTGTCGTGCTGGCACGCATGACCACGCACCTGGATTGCGAGTACGCCCGGCTGATAGGCCTCCTGCACAGCATCGCGGAGCCGGTGCTGCTGGGCTACGCGGATCGCCATGCGGATCTCGCCGATGGTGTCGCGCTGGACAATGTGGTGCATGCCAACCGCGCCGAACTGGGCCGCATACTGCACACACTATGGGACCTGCCGCGCGAGGTGATCGATGCGGCCGCCCAGTGCGACCACTGGGGTTACGAACATGCGGGTGAGGCCGACTACACCGACATCCTGCTGGTCGCACAATGGCATGCGTTGATCGGTAACACACGCAGCTGGCAGATGCCCGGCGTCACGGAGATCCCGGCCTTCGAGCGACTCGGCCTGGCGAGTCCGTCACCCACGTTGAGCCTCAAGATCGTCGAAGCCGCCGACCATGTGCTCGGTCAGTCGAAACAGGCGTTGAACAGCTGA
- a CDS encoding HDOD domain-containing protein translates to MSETPDHPSPAILRRLSTLRDLGTDELNTLSERLSVHEARKGTELLRLGATDDTTLYLLDGSCRLTAEDGGGKVIHHTDPSALAPLARLRPSRYRVVAESAVRYLEIDNALVVQSLGKLEDSSSLTLETYAVDEDPDISDLEAENRLTLQIYEDLNANRLLLPSLPLVAVRIGEAVNDENSDARKVAAVIESDPAIALKIVKAANSARYGGVSQTVSVAEAVARLGMQNTRVLVITFALRELFRTASKKLEQRMLELWEHCRRVAALTRVLSDKVGGFNAHEALLAGLVHDIGSVAVIGYARDFPEVAENRVALESSIQTLRTQLSGMILSKWKLPDELVSAAKEAENWYRQRAGKADYADLVIVAQLHEGVGGDIDPAKVSAFTRLGLAPDEIDRGLQLLHDADDEVAAVRSLLSG, encoded by the coding sequence ATGAGCGAAACCCCAGACCACCCCTCCCCCGCGATATTGAGGCGGCTCAGTACGCTGCGCGACCTCGGCACCGACGAACTCAACACCCTCAGCGAACGCCTGTCGGTCCACGAGGCACGCAAGGGCACCGAGCTGCTGCGCCTCGGTGCGACCGATGACACCACGCTGTATCTGTTGGACGGCAGCTGCCGTCTGACCGCGGAGGACGGCGGCGGCAAGGTGATCCATCACACGGACCCGTCCGCGCTCGCGCCCCTGGCGCGACTGCGCCCAAGCCGGTACCGGGTGGTCGCCGAGTCCGCGGTGCGTTACCTGGAGATCGACAACGCCCTGGTCGTGCAGTCGCTCGGGAAGCTCGAGGACAGCTCCTCGCTGACACTCGAAACCTACGCGGTCGACGAAGACCCGGACATCAGCGACCTCGAGGCGGAGAACCGTCTCACGCTGCAGATCTACGAGGATCTGAATGCCAACCGCCTCCTGTTGCCGAGCCTGCCGCTTGTGGCGGTGCGGATTGGTGAGGCGGTCAATGACGAAAACTCGGATGCGCGCAAGGTCGCGGCGGTCATCGAGTCCGATCCGGCGATCGCACTGAAGATCGTCAAGGCGGCGAACAGCGCGCGCTACGGGGGGGTGTCCCAGACGGTGAGCGTGGCCGAGGCGGTCGCGCGGCTGGGGATGCAGAACACGCGCGTCCTGGTGATCACGTTCGCGCTGCGCGAACTGTTCCGTACGGCGTCGAAAAAGCTCGAACAGCGCATGCTCGAGCTTTGGGAACACTGTCGCCGGGTCGCCGCGCTGACCCGCGTGCTCAGCGACAAGGTCGGGGGATTCAACGCCCACGAGGCGCTGCTCGCCGGGCTGGTGCACGACATCGGCTCCGTGGCGGTGATCGGTTACGCACGCGATTTCCCGGAGGTGGCCGAAAACCGGGTCGCACTGGAATCGAGCATCCAGACGCTGCGCACCCAGTTGAGCGGCATGATCCTGTCGAAGTGGAAACTGCCGGACGAACTCGTGTCGGCCGCGAAAGAGGCCGAGAACTGGTACCGGCAACGCGCCGGCAAAGCCGACTATGCCGACCTGGTGATCGTCGCCCAGCTGCACGAGGGGGTCGGCGGCGATATCGACCCGGCCAAGGTTTCCGCGTTCACACGGCTCGGGCTGGCCCCGGACGAGATCGACCGCGGTCTGCAGCTGCTGCACGATGCCGACGACGAGGTCGCAGCCGTGCGCAGTCTGCTCTCCGGCTGA
- a CDS encoding dihydroorotate dehydrogenase has translation MSMADNDPRLALDFCGMQFATPLVLLSGCVGFGEEYTRVEGFSNRDAGAVCLKGTTGTQRLGNAPHRVYETPAGMLNAIGLQNPGVDKVVDEILPSLDFSETRFIANVSGSTVEEYIAVTQRFDDSPIDAIEINISCPNVKEGGVAFGNDPDMSARVVEACRGVTRKPLITKLSPNQTDIAENARRCIEAGSDAFAVINTLMGMAIDVESRTPYIGNNQGGLSGPAIKPIALLKVHQVYQVTRPHGIPIIGQGGVTTPQDAIEFLLAGATAVGVGTALFYDPLILPKINAGILDYLERHRLDHVAQISGALQLNTARPTAPACGC, from the coding sequence ATTTCGATGGCTGACAACGACCCACGCCTGGCTTTGGATTTCTGCGGCATGCAGTTCGCGACACCCTTGGTGCTGTTGTCGGGATGTGTCGGCTTCGGCGAAGAGTACACGCGCGTCGAAGGCTTCTCCAATCGTGATGCCGGCGCGGTGTGCCTGAAAGGCACCACGGGCACTCAGCGCTTGGGCAATGCACCGCACCGGGTCTATGAGACGCCTGCCGGTATGCTGAATGCGATCGGCCTGCAGAACCCCGGGGTGGACAAGGTGGTCGACGAGATTCTGCCGAGCCTCGATTTCAGCGAGACACGCTTCATCGCCAATGTCTCCGGCTCGACGGTCGAGGAATACATCGCGGTCACGCAACGCTTCGACGATTCCCCGATCGACGCCATCGAGATCAACATCTCTTGCCCGAACGTCAAGGAAGGCGGCGTGGCGTTCGGCAATGATCCGGACATGTCGGCGCGCGTCGTCGAGGCGTGCCGCGGGGTGACGCGCAAGCCGCTGATCACCAAGTTGTCACCGAACCAGACCGATATCGCGGAGAACGCGCGGCGCTGCATCGAGGCCGGCAGCGACGCCTTCGCGGTGATCAACACCCTGATGGGCATGGCGATCGACGTCGAGTCGCGCACACCTTATATCGGCAACAATCAGGGCGGCCTGTCCGGACCGGCGATCAAACCGATCGCGCTGCTCAAGGTGCACCAGGTGTATCAGGTGACCAGGCCGCACGGGATCCCGATCATCGGCCAGGGTGGCGTCACCACGCCGCAGGATGCCATCGAGTTCCTGCTCGCCGGCGCGACCGCGGTGGGGGTGGGGACCGCGCTGTTCTACGACCCGCTGATCCTGCCGAAGATCAACGCCGGCATTCTCGATTACCTGGAGCGACATCGGCTGGACCACGTCGCGCAGATCAGCGGGGCCTTGCAGCTGAACACGGCGCGGCCGACGGCACCGGCCTGCGGCTGTTGA
- a CDS encoding tRNA (cytidine(34)-2'-O)-methyltransferase, translated as MESPPVFHVVLFQPEIPPNTGNIIRLCANTGSRLHLIEPLGFAFDDKRLRRAGLDYHEYAEVTRYGDFDAFEQAVAPPRWFAVSKRATTRLDRVTYLPGDAFVFGSESRGLPQAMLDALPEHRRIRIPMRPGQRSLNLSNSVAVVLFEAWRQHDFAGGA; from the coding sequence ATCGAGAGTCCCCCAGTGTTTCACGTTGTCCTGTTTCAGCCGGAGATACCGCCGAACACGGGCAACATCATACGCCTGTGCGCCAACACCGGCAGCCGCCTGCATCTGATCGAACCCCTCGGCTTCGCTTTCGACGATAAGCGCCTGCGCCGCGCCGGCCTCGACTATCACGAATATGCCGAAGTCACCCGGTACGGCGATTTCGATGCCTTCGAACAGGCCGTGGCGCCGCCACGCTGGTTCGCGGTCTCGAAGCGCGCGACGACACGCCTCGACCGTGTCACCTATCTACCCGGCGATGCATTCGTGTTCGGTTCGGAGAGCCGAGGCCTGCCGCAGGCGATGCTCGACGCACTGCCTGAACACCGACGGATACGGATCCCGATGCGTCCCGGACAGCGCAGCCTGAATCTGTCGAACAGCGTCGCGGTCGTGCTGTTCGAGGCGTGGCGCCAGCACGACTTCGCCGGAGGTGCCTGA
- a CDS encoding EAL domain-containing protein: MNHSASESGGVVARHAAEGAGRAARSHPRRRASDRSGVLQALFFRPGGGATPEQGQAVSRIVLAAIGTLVMYASRGLYAHNDAPFLLALAYMLASFFYLSFVARNPDRYLWRRYVVILLDLGVAGFLTAHFSGAGIAFYPLFLWVMIGNGIRYGERFMQFATLFGLLTFTTAVAVSGFLWLQPGTYIGLMFGLVLMPKFFLVMIDRLAIANSELLVQKEQAEYMATHDVLTGLPNRAYLHTRMEQTLAVSRRTGHQVAIAFIDLDSFKSINDSFGHEYGDFLLCQVADAMRGVLRAGDTVARLGGDEFVVVIEDSDDGARIGRVIERLFSCVGRYYTIGEYETYVTWSCGVVTYPRDGGDIHTLLKHADTAMYAAKSLGPNNFAFYDAAMSAEVTEQLALRDELRLALERDQLEVRYQPIVDALSGEVRAAEALLRWHHPERGVLSPSAFITVAEQSGLINSIGNWVLDQALEAAKQWRLRHGLDVIVHVNVSAHQLKQPDFVKQVQASLDKAELPPQLLELEMTESALIEDSIRTATLLAELNTIGVKIALDDFGTGFSSLAYLKNLPVDAIKIDKSFIDDLPTGERDAALVDAILTLGDQLGTKIVAEGVETDPQLAWLVAHGCRCVQGFLFSEAVPQADFLALAQSGFPLALAANYRSGGRQRGSIG, encoded by the coding sequence ATGAATCACAGCGCCAGTGAATCGGGCGGCGTGGTCGCTCGGCATGCCGCCGAAGGCGCTGGGCGTGCGGCGCGCTCCCACCCCCGCCGGAGGGCGTCGGACCGCAGCGGCGTCCTGCAGGCCTTGTTCTTCCGCCCGGGCGGTGGTGCCACTCCGGAACAGGGACAGGCCGTCTCGCGGATCGTGCTCGCGGCGATCGGCACCCTGGTGATGTATGCCAGCCGGGGGCTATACGCCCACAACGATGCCCCTTTCCTGCTCGCCTTGGCCTACATGTTGGCGAGCTTCTTCTACCTCTCGTTCGTCGCCCGCAACCCCGACCGCTACCTGTGGCGCCGCTACGTCGTGATCCTGCTCGACCTTGGCGTGGCCGGGTTCCTTACGGCGCATTTTTCCGGCGCCGGAATCGCGTTCTATCCGCTGTTCCTGTGGGTGATGATCGGCAACGGGATACGCTATGGCGAGCGATTCATGCAGTTCGCCACGCTGTTCGGTCTGCTGACGTTCACCACGGCGGTGGCCGTCAGCGGATTCCTGTGGCTGCAGCCGGGCACGTACATCGGTTTGATGTTCGGCCTGGTGCTGATGCCGAAGTTCTTCCTGGTGATGATCGACCGCCTGGCGATCGCCAACAGCGAACTCCTGGTGCAGAAGGAACAGGCGGAGTACATGGCGACACACGATGTGCTGACCGGGCTGCCCAACCGGGCCTATCTGCACACGCGCATGGAACAGACGCTGGCGGTGTCGCGACGTACCGGCCACCAGGTCGCGATCGCGTTCATCGACCTCGATTCATTCAAATCCATCAACGACAGTTTTGGTCATGAGTACGGGGATTTCCTGCTCTGCCAGGTCGCCGACGCGATGCGTGGCGTACTGCGCGCCGGCGACACCGTCGCGCGTCTCGGCGGCGACGAGTTCGTCGTCGTGATCGAGGACTCGGATGACGGTGCGCGCATCGGACGGGTGATCGAGCGGTTGTTTTCCTGTGTCGGTCGTTACTACACGATCGGGGAATACGAAACCTATGTGACCTGGAGTTGCGGCGTGGTGACCTACCCGCGCGACGGCGGCGACATCCATACGCTGCTGAAGCACGCCGATACCGCGATGTATGCCGCGAAGTCGCTCGGTCCGAACAATTTCGCATTCTACGACGCGGCGATGTCGGCCGAGGTGACAGAACAGCTCGCGCTGCGCGACGAACTGCGCCTGGCGCTGGAACGCGACCAGCTGGAGGTCCGGTATCAGCCGATCGTCGACGCGCTCAGCGGCGAGGTGCGTGCCGCCGAGGCATTGCTGCGCTGGCACCACCCGGAGCGTGGCGTGTTGTCGCCATCGGCGTTCATCACGGTCGCTGAACAGAGCGGGCTGATCAACAGCATCGGCAACTGGGTGCTGGACCAGGCACTGGAGGCGGCCAAACAATGGCGTCTGCGTCACGGTCTGGACGTGATCGTGCACGTCAACGTATCCGCTCACCAACTCAAACAACCGGATTTCGTCAAGCAGGTGCAGGCCTCACTGGACAAGGCCGAGTTGCCACCGCAACTGCTCGAGCTCGAGATGACCGAGAGCGCGCTGATCGAAGACAGCATACGGACCGCGACCTTGCTTGCCGAGTTGAACACGATCGGAGTGAAGATTGCGCTCGATGACTTCGGTACCGGCTTCTCTTCGCTCGCCTACCTGAAGAACCTCCCGGTCGATGCGATCAAGATCGACAAGTCTTTCATCGATGACCTGCCGACCGGTGAACGTGACGCCGCGCTGGTCGATGCGATCCTGACCCTCGGCGATCAGCTCGGCACCAAGATCGTGGCCGAAGGTGTGGAGACCGACCCGCAGCTGGCGTGGCTGGTGGCCCACGGCTGCCGTTGCGTACAAGGTTTTCTTTTCAGCGAGGCGGTCCCACAGGCGGATTTTCTCGCGCTCGCGCAGAGCGGCTTTCCGCTCGCGTTGGCCGCCAACTATCGATCGGGCGGTCGACAACGCGGCAGCATCGGCTAG
- a CDS encoding dodecin domain-containing protein yields the protein MAVAKVTEIISSSKESFDDAVRKGVKRASKTLQNVTSAWVQDQSVNVADGKIQEYRVHLKVTFVLKD from the coding sequence ATGGCCGTCGCCAAAGTGACCGAAATCATTTCGTCGTCCAAAGAGAGTTTCGATGATGCCGTGCGGAAGGGCGTCAAGCGCGCCTCCAAGACCCTGCAGAACGTCACCTCCGCCTGGGTCCAGGATCAGTCGGTGAATGTCGCGGACGGCAAGATCCAGGAGTACCGGGTGCACCTGAAGGTCACGTTCGTCCTCAAAGACTGA
- a CDS encoding DUF924 domain-containing protein, protein MTEPAQILDFWFADGMHKQWFRAPPALDARIRARFESTWKAAARGEFSEWLQSPDGALALAIVLDQFPLNMYRGQPQAFATERQAIAISHDAIDRGHDRRLPHERVAFLYMPLMHSEEIDDQTLAVRLFERAGLSSNLRFARHHRDLIRRFGRFPHRNAILGRPSTPEELAYLASDEAFRG, encoded by the coding sequence ATGACTGAGCCCGCACAGATACTGGATTTCTGGTTTGCCGACGGCATGCATAAACAGTGGTTTCGGGCCCCTCCGGCACTCGATGCGCGCATCCGCGCACGCTTCGAGTCGACCTGGAAGGCCGCCGCGCGCGGCGAGTTCAGCGAGTGGCTGCAGTCACCCGACGGTGCACTGGCGCTGGCCATCGTGCTCGACCAGTTTCCGCTGAACATGTACCGCGGTCAGCCACAGGCGTTTGCGACCGAGCGTCAGGCGATCGCGATCAGCCACGACGCGATCGATCGCGGACACGACCGTCGCTTACCGCACGAGCGCGTCGCTTTTCTGTACATGCCATTGATGCACAGCGAAGAGATCGACGACCAGACGCTCGCGGTACGGTTGTTCGAACGCGCGGGACTTTCGTCCAACCTGCGCTTCGCCCGGCACCATCGCGACCTGATCCGGCGCTTCGGGCGGTTCCCGCACCGCAATGCGATCCTTGGCCGGCCGAGCACCCCGGAGGAGCTGGCCTATCTGGCATCCGACGAGGCGTTTCGCGGCTGA
- a CDS encoding efflux RND transporter permease subunit yields the protein MLNKLIVWSVRNRFLVVLASLVITGWGWVALHKTPLDAIPDLSDVQVIIRTSFPGQAPRVVEDQITYPITTTMLSVPGAQVVRGYSFFGDSYVYVIFEDGTDLYWARARVLEYLNQAAAELPEGVEPRIGPDATGVGWVYNYVLVDRSGRHDLAELRSLQDWFLKYELQTVPGVSEVATVGGMVRQYQVVVDPEKLRAFGLTLARVSAAIRAANREVGGSVVELAEAEYMVRTRGYLRGIDDLEQVPISVTEMGTPVLLRDISRVQIGPEMRRVVADLDGAGEVTGGIVVMRYGENALATIERVKTKLDQLRQGLPPGVEIVETYDRSALIKRAVSNLEDKLVEEFIVVALVCLVFLFHLRSAFVAIVTLPLGILASFIVMQHQGINANIMSLGGIAIAIGAMVDAAIVMIENAHKHLERYRHEHGQAPVGAEHWKVITHAAAEVGPALFFSLLIITLSFLPVFTLEAQEGRLFAPLAYTKTYAMAASAGLAVTLVPVLMGYFIRGRIPDERRNPLNVFLIWIYRPLLNAVMRWPRFTLFNALLVVLSLVIPIAGIGGYLAPLKWPFQIAESLGGAPRAEIQEIEAMQQALRRHWRQTFGDTPWLARFADGLGSEFMPELDEGDLMYMPTTLPGLSIGKAQELLQQTDRLISKVPEVARVFGKIGRADTATDPAPLTMIETVIQLKPRDQWRPGMTTRGIIDELDRTVNYPGVTNAWVMPIKTRIDMLATGIKTPVGIKVAGPDLAEIERIGREIERVVLGVPGTTSAYSERVAGGRYIDIVPDRVAAARYGLNIEDLNQVIAAAVGGINIAQTVEGLERYPVNLRFPRERRDDIEKLRALPLVTPTGAQIPLAQVAEVKIIDGPPMLKSENARLNGWTFVDIRDVDLGSYVAAAQQAVRTQVALPAGYSITWSGQYEYMLRAQARLSQVVPLTLVIIFVLLYLTFRHAGQAAIVMGSLPFALVGGFWLIFLLGYNLSVAVGVGFIALAGVAAEFGVVMLVYLDNALRDHARRGPLTPEALRDAIMEGAVLRVRPKAMTVAVIVAGLLPIFLGTGTGSEVMSRIAAPMIGGMITAPLLSLFVIPVIYLIWKGYTIGQTAAGPQPVPEGEAAAVASHD from the coding sequence ATGTTGAACAAACTGATCGTCTGGTCGGTGCGCAACCGGTTCCTGGTCGTGCTCGCCTCGCTGGTGATCACCGGCTGGGGGTGGGTGGCATTGCACAAGACGCCGCTGGACGCGATCCCTGATCTGTCCGACGTGCAGGTGATCATCCGCACCAGCTTCCCCGGGCAGGCACCGCGCGTGGTCGAGGACCAGATCACCTACCCGATCACCACGACGATGCTGTCGGTGCCCGGCGCCCAGGTGGTGCGCGGATACTCCTTCTTCGGCGATTCGTACGTCTACGTGATCTTCGAGGACGGGACCGACCTCTATTGGGCGCGTGCCCGGGTACTCGAGTACCTGAACCAGGCGGCAGCGGAACTGCCCGAGGGCGTGGAACCGCGGATAGGCCCGGACGCGACCGGCGTCGGCTGGGTCTACAACTACGTGCTGGTCGACCGCAGCGGACGACACGACCTCGCGGAGTTGCGCAGCCTGCAGGACTGGTTCCTGAAGTATGAGTTGCAGACCGTCCCCGGAGTGTCCGAGGTCGCGACCGTGGGTGGCATGGTGCGCCAGTACCAGGTGGTGGTCGACCCGGAGAAGCTGCGCGCCTTCGGTCTCACCCTTGCCCGGGTCTCGGCGGCGATCCGCGCGGCCAACCGGGAGGTTGGTGGCTCGGTGGTCGAGTTGGCCGAGGCCGAATACATGGTACGCACGCGCGGTTACCTGCGCGGCATCGACGACCTCGAGCAGGTCCCGATCAGCGTGACCGAGATGGGCACACCGGTGTTGTTGCGCGATATCTCGCGGGTGCAGATCGGGCCCGAGATGCGCCGCGTGGTCGCCGATCTCGATGGCGCAGGCGAGGTGACCGGCGGCATCGTCGTGATGCGCTACGGTGAAAACGCATTGGCGACCATCGAGCGGGTCAAGACCAAACTGGATCAGCTGCGCCAGGGCCTCCCGCCGGGTGTCGAGATCGTCGAGACCTACGACCGTTCGGCGCTGATCAAGCGCGCGGTCAGCAACCTCGAGGACAAGCTGGTCGAGGAGTTCATCGTGGTCGCGCTGGTGTGCCTGGTGTTCCTGTTTCACCTGCGCTCGGCGTTCGTCGCGATCGTCACGCTGCCGCTCGGCATCCTGGCATCGTTCATCGTGATGCAGCACCAGGGCATCAACGCGAACATCATGTCGCTCGGCGGCATCGCGATCGCGATCGGCGCCATGGTCGACGCGGCGATCGTGATGATCGAGAACGCGCACAAGCACCTTGAACGCTACCGACACGAACACGGCCAGGCCCCGGTCGGCGCCGAGCATTGGAAAGTGATTACTCACGCTGCAGCAGAAGTCGGCCCGGCGCTGTTTTTTTCGCTGCTGATCATCACGCTGAGCTTTCTGCCGGTATTCACACTGGAGGCCCAGGAGGGGCGCCTGTTCGCGCCGCTGGCGTACACCAAGACCTACGCGATGGCGGCCTCCGCCGGACTGGCGGTCACCCTGGTGCCGGTGCTGATGGGGTACTTCATCCGGGGGCGGATTCCCGACGAGCGGCGGAACCCGCTGAATGTCTTTCTGATATGGATCTATCGCCCGCTGTTGAACGCGGTCATGCGTTGGCCCCGCTTCACCTTGTTCAACGCCCTGCTGGTCGTGCTGAGCCTGGTGATCCCCATCGCCGGGATCGGTGGCTATCTGGCTCCGCTGAAATGGCCGTTTCAGATCGCTGAATCGCTGGGCGGCGCACCGCGGGCGGAAATCCAGGAGATCGAAGCGATGCAGCAGGCGCTGCGCCGCCACTGGCGGCAGACGTTCGGCGACACGCCCTGGCTGGCGCGTTTTGCCGACGGCCTCGGCTCGGAGTTCATGCCCGAACTGGACGAGGGCGACCTGATGTATATGCCGACCACGCTGCCCGGTCTGTCGATCGGCAAGGCGCAGGAGTTGTTGCAGCAGACCGATCGCCTGATCAGCAAGGTGCCGGAGGTGGCACGGGTGTTCGGCAAGATCGGTCGTGCCGACACGGCGACCGACCCGGCACCGCTGACGATGATCGAGACGGTCATCCAGCTCAAGCCGCGGGACCAGTGGCGGCCGGGCATGACCACCCGCGGGATCATCGACGAACTCGACCGCACAGTGAACTACCCGGGTGTGACCAATGCCTGGGTGATGCCGATCAAGACGCGCATCGACATGCTCGCGACCGGGATCAAGACACCGGTCGGCATCAAGGTGGCGGGGCCCGATCTGGCCGAGATCGAGCGCATCGGTCGCGAGATCGAGCGCGTGGTTCTGGGCGTGCCGGGCACCACGTCTGCGTACTCGGAACGGGTTGCCGGCGGACGCTACATCGACATCGTGCCCGACCGGGTCGCAGCGGCGCGCTATGGACTGAACATCGAGGACCTGAACCAGGTGATCGCGGCCGCGGTCGGCGGGATCAACATCGCACAGACGGTCGAGGGCTTGGAGCGCTACCCGGTCAATCTGCGCTTCCCGCGCGAGCGTCGCGACGACATCGAAAAGTTGCGTGCGCTGCCGCTGGTCACCCCCACCGGGGCGCAGATCCCGCTGGCGCAGGTCGCCGAGGTCAAGATCATCGACGGCCCTCCGATGCTGAAGAGCGAGAACGCCCGCCTCAACGGCTGGACCTTCGTCGATATCCGCGACGTCGACCTCGGCAGCTACGTGGCCGCTGCGCAGCAGGCGGTGCGTACACAGGTGGCCCTGCCGGCCGGCTACTCGATCACCTGGTCCGGGCAATACGAGTACATGCTGCGTGCCCAGGCCCGCCTGTCGCAGGTCGTACCGCTGACCCTGGTGATCATCTTCGTGTTGCTCTACCTGACGTTCCGGCACGCCGGCCAGGCGGCCATCGTGATGGGCTCACTGCCGTTCGCGCTGGTCGGCGGATTCTGGCTGATCTTCCTGCTCGGTTACAACCTGTCGGTCGCGGTCGGCGTCGGCTTCATCGCGTTGGCCGGCGTGGCCGCGGAGTTCGGTGTCGTGATGCTGGTCTACCTGGACAATGCACTGCGCGACCACGCGCGCCGCGGACCCTTGACCCCCGAGGCGCTGCGCGACGCGATCATGGAGGGCGCTGTGTTGCGCGTACGCCCCAAGGCGATGACGGTTGCAGTGATCGTTGCCGGGTTGCTGCCGATCTTCCTCGGCACGGGCACCGGTTCAGAGGTGATGAGCCGTATCGCCGCACCCATGATCGGGGGCATGATCACCGCACCGCTGCTGTCGCTGTTCGTCATCCCGGTGATCTATCTGATCTGGAAAGGGTACACGATCGGGCAGACCGCCGCCGGGCCACAACCGGTCCCGGAGGGCGAGGCCGCCGCCGTCGCGAGCCATGACTGA